In a genomic window of Pedobacter sp. KBS0701:
- the atpB gene encoding F0F1 ATP synthase subunit A, which translates to MDCNRVFVSKVKRLTIVFTLLIAFLSVKIDTFAQVDSAVVPVDSVVAESAHAASGEQGEAAEHGKEKFEPTKVIMEHIADSHMWHLWGHTSLPLPVILYTANGLEVFSSGNFHHGEHDYNGKYNNYRLEEDHVKVVGADGKIDEEASKSILDFSITKNVAAMFVAILVILIVFISVAGAYKKRVGKAPKGLQSFIEPVIVFVRDDIAKPNIGHKYAKFMPYLLTTFFFILFNNLFGLIPIFPGGANVTGNIALTFVMALGTLIIVNINGNKYYWKHIFRPDVPFWLYPIMIPVELIGIISKPFALMVRLFANITAGHIIVLSLISLIFIFETLAIAPVSVAFVLFMDVLELLVAFLQAFIFTLLTALFIGMAVEEHH; encoded by the coding sequence ATGGATTGTAACCGAGTTTTTGTGTCTAAAGTTAAAAGGCTAACTATTGTTTTTACGCTTTTAATCGCGTTTTTATCTGTCAAAATTGATACTTTCGCTCAAGTTGATAGCGCTGTTGTACCTGTTGATAGTGTTGTTGCCGAATCTGCTCACGCAGCTTCCGGAGAACAAGGAGAAGCGGCCGAGCATGGCAAAGAAAAATTCGAGCCAACCAAAGTAATTATGGAACACATTGCTGATTCGCACATGTGGCATCTTTGGGGTCATACTTCATTGCCTCTTCCTGTAATTTTATATACGGCTAATGGTTTGGAAGTTTTTTCTTCTGGTAACTTTCATCATGGAGAGCATGATTATAATGGTAAATACAACAACTACCGTTTAGAAGAAGATCATGTTAAAGTGGTTGGTGCTGATGGAAAAATCGATGAAGAAGCAAGTAAGTCAATTTTAGATTTCTCGATCACTAAAAACGTTGCTGCGATGTTCGTAGCGATTTTGGTAATCTTAATCGTATTCATTTCGGTAGCCGGGGCTTATAAAAAACGCGTTGGTAAAGCACCAAAAGGTTTGCAATCTTTTATCGAACCTGTTATCGTTTTTGTGAGAGATGATATTGCTAAACCAAATATCGGGCATAAGTATGCTAAATTTATGCCTTATTTGTTGACTACGTTTTTCTTTATCTTATTTAATAACTTATTTGGTTTAATTCCAATTTTTCCAGGTGGTGCTAACGTTACCGGTAATATTGCCTTAACTTTTGTAATGGCTTTAGGTACTTTGATTATTGTTAACATTAATGGTAACAAATACTATTGGAAACACATTTTTAGACCAGATGTTCCTTTTTGGTTATATCCGATTATGATTCCTGTGGAATTAATCGGTATCATATCAAAACCGTTCGCTTTAATGGTGCGTTTGTTTGCAAACATTACAGCAGGTCACATTATCGTATTAAGTTTAATTTCCTTAATCTTTATTTTCGAAACATTGGCTATTGCTCCGGTTTCAGTTGCATTTGTATTGTTTATGGATGTGTTAGAATTATTGGTAGCATTTTTACAGGCCTTTATTTTTACACTATTAACTGCCTTGTTTATTGGTATGGCAGTAGAAGAACATCATTAA
- a CDS encoding AtpZ/AtpI family protein — translation MENPKEENTKKKVNVAAKYSAIGFQMIATIGLLTFIGYKIDEHRNSKTNLITAAFALAGVGIALYQAIRQVTRN, via the coding sequence ATGGAAAATCCGAAAGAAGAAAATACAAAGAAAAAGGTAAACGTAGCTGCTAAATATTCTGCTATCGGCTTCCAGATGATCGCCACCATAGGCCTGCTTACTTTTATTGGTTATAAAATTGATGAACACAGAAACAGCAAAACCAATCTCATTACAGCGGCTTTTGCTTTGGCAGGGGTGGGGATTGCATTATATCAGGCTATCAGGCAGGTTACGAGAAATTAG
- a CDS encoding tol-pal system YbgF family protein, whose product MKNYANKNLNPFFILISVFIYGCVANKDTAVDRRFQNLTAKYNYIYNSNVLLSEYNESLLQSYADNYEKILPVYLDPEPQINLVLTPGVANKQLDDVIAKGQTIINDKSFSNYIDDAYMLLGKANYLKGNYFIASEYFDYTAKTYNSDLKTFIMAMNWKARSQMQLNNMVLADKIIDTMLRASDELKKDLAEPLATAAQMRIYQKRNKEAILFLESAIALPAEKQLRIRWRFILAQLQEKEKNIQDAYANFTKVEKSNAPFEMYFHANLNRIKLRALLSGVKLNKEEQLLALLKDDKNFDYTDQIYYQVGELFSAEGNFVKAEENYHKSVLKSTRNQTQKALSYLRIADLNFKEFNNYIKAKLYYDSTVMTLPKNFPDYDNIVKKADNLQYLTDRYTIIAKEDTAQAIAKLPAAEREAKVKAYLTPKVVVSSTGGVINNQFLNDPDFPNISLNTPNNNAGNTFYFNNNAAISNGFGDFKKRWGTRPLEDNWRQSVRSSAQETNQVLAGGKVATEIIPANGQTNAAASDQTSLEKQFLDALPTTQPLLAISDQKIIDAYFEIASFYQQELNDKPEANKIYLELIKRYPDNNHLVAIYYSLYLNYKGVDEVKSDQYKQLVLTKFPESNFAKNILDPSYSAKQTQMENIAINNYNAAFDAYARKDYANVVKQADDNISAFPNNDLAPQYAYLKAIAVGRTAKVDPLLSEFNLITNRYPNDKIITPLVRNHLRYIEANLDEFKQRPVALIDFDASEPRFVAQATPATVATKPLVVENPVVKTAEPNPIAKPAEVKPTDPSKPTSIFSAAKSEEYYYVIDVADATLTLSSSRFGIGQFNRGNYPDNDLEHKLVELDNDQLIYITSFIDLEDAKLYESSITGQLKNIMKVPANLYKGFIISKENFGKLTDRTRINEYLEFLKDNYK is encoded by the coding sequence TTGAAAAATTACGCTAACAAAAACTTAAATCCTTTTTTCATCCTCATCAGTGTCTTTATTTATGGCTGTGTCGCAAATAAAGATACAGCGGTAGATCGTAGGTTTCAGAACTTAACAGCAAAATACAACTATATCTATAACTCCAATGTTTTACTAAGCGAGTACAATGAGAGTCTGTTACAAAGTTATGCAGATAATTACGAAAAAATCCTTCCTGTTTACCTCGATCCTGAGCCACAAATAAATCTGGTTTTAACGCCTGGTGTTGCCAATAAACAATTGGACGATGTGATCGCAAAAGGACAAACCATTATCAATGATAAAAGTTTTAGCAACTATATTGATGATGCCTATATGCTTTTGGGTAAGGCAAATTACCTGAAAGGCAATTATTTTATCGCTTCTGAATACTTCGATTATACGGCCAAAACCTATAACAGCGATTTAAAAACATTCATTATGGCAATGAACTGGAAAGCGCGTAGCCAAATGCAATTGAACAATATGGTGCTCGCCGATAAAATTATCGATACCATGTTGCGTGCTTCTGATGAATTAAAAAAGGACCTGGCAGAACCTTTGGCTACTGCCGCGCAGATGCGCATTTATCAGAAACGCAATAAAGAAGCCATCTTATTTTTAGAATCCGCCATTGCACTTCCGGCCGAAAAACAGCTTCGTATCCGTTGGCGTTTTATATTGGCGCAATTGCAGGAAAAAGAGAAAAACATCCAGGATGCCTATGCTAATTTCACTAAAGTTGAAAAAAGCAATGCACCCTTCGAGATGTATTTTCATGCAAATTTAAACCGCATTAAACTACGTGCCCTGTTAAGCGGCGTAAAATTGAACAAGGAAGAGCAGCTGCTGGCTTTGTTAAAAGATGATAAGAATTTTGATTATACCGATCAGATTTATTATCAGGTTGGAGAGCTTTTCTCTGCTGAAGGAAACTTTGTTAAGGCTGAAGAGAATTACCATAAGTCAGTTTTAAAAAGCACAAGAAACCAGACTCAAAAGGCGTTGTCTTACTTAAGAATTGCCGACTTAAACTTTAAAGAATTTAACAACTATATTAAAGCAAAACTGTACTACGATAGTACCGTGATGACTTTACCTAAAAACTTCCCTGATTATGACAACATTGTTAAAAAGGCAGATAACCTGCAATATCTAACCGACAGGTACACCATTATTGCAAAAGAAGATACTGCCCAGGCCATTGCCAAACTTCCGGCTGCTGAACGTGAGGCTAAAGTTAAAGCATATTTAACGCCAAAGGTCGTAGTAAGCAGTACAGGAGGCGTAATCAACAATCAATTTTTAAATGATCCGGATTTTCCGAACATCAGTTTAAATACACCCAACAATAATGCAGGAAACACCTTTTATTTTAATAATAATGCAGCGATAAGCAATGGCTTTGGTGACTTTAAAAAACGCTGGGGCACCAGACCGCTGGAAGATAACTGGCGCCAGAGTGTACGCTCATCCGCACAGGAAACCAACCAGGTTTTAGCCGGAGGAAAAGTAGCTACAGAAATTATACCTGCAAACGGGCAAACCAATGCGGCTGCCTCCGACCAAACTTCATTAGAAAAGCAGTTTTTGGATGCTTTACCTACTACACAGCCGCTATTGGCAATATCCGACCAAAAAATTATTGATGCTTATTTTGAAATCGCCAGTTTTTACCAACAAGAACTGAATGATAAGCCGGAAGCAAATAAAATATATCTTGAACTGATTAAAAGATATCCAGATAACAACCATCTGGTTGCTATTTATTACAGTTTATACCTGAATTATAAAGGTGTTGATGAAGTAAAATCTGATCAGTATAAACAATTGGTGCTCACCAAATTCCCCGAATCTAATTTTGCGAAGAATATTTTAGATCCATCGTACTCGGCCAAACAAACACAGATGGAAAACATTGCCATCAACAATTACAATGCAGCTTTTGATGCTTATGCAAGAAAAGATTATGCCAATGTAGTAAAGCAGGCTGATGATAATATTTCAGCTTTCCCAAATAACGATCTGGCACCGCAGTATGCTTATTTAAAGGCAATAGCAGTTGGCCGTACAGCAAAGGTTGATCCGCTGCTTAGCGAATTTAACCTGATTACCAATCGCTATCCTAATGATAAAATTATTACACCTTTGGTACGCAATCATTTAAGATATATTGAGGCCAACCTTGATGAATTTAAACAACGACCAGTTGCGCTGATTGATTTTGATGCAAGTGAACCTCGTTTTGTGGCCCAGGCTACTCCGGCTACCGTTGCGACAAAACCGCTGGTGGTTGAAAATCCTGTAGTAAAGACTGCAGAACCTAACCCAATAGCTAAACCTGCTGAGGTTAAACCGACAGATCCAAGCAAACCTACCAGTATTTTCAGTGCTGCAAAATCAGAAGAATATTATTATGTAATCGACGTGGCCGACGCCACTTTAACCTTAAGTTCATCTCGTTTCGGAATCGGTCAGTTTAACCGCGGAAATTATCCTGACAACGATTTGGAACATAAATTGGTAGAACTGGATAACGATCAGTTGATTTACATCACGAGTTTTATCGACCTTGAAGATGCCAAACTTTACGAATCGAGCATTACAGGACAGTTAAAGAACATTATGAAAGTTCCGGCTAACCTGTATAAAGGCTTTATCATCAGTAAAGAAAACTTTGGAAAACTGACAGACAGGACACGGATCAACGAATATCTGGAGTTTTTAAAAGACAATTATAAATAG